From the genome of Glycine max cultivar Williams 82 chromosome 2, Glycine_max_v4.0, whole genome shotgun sequence, one region includes:
- the LOC100805168 gene encoding serine/threonine-protein kinase TOUSLED isoform X1 — MSDDMLIHFSSNSSNQSDQSLPTKIAKLEARMVGKGSSTAAQQSGWSSASVPSAGKFGGAAENLAEPSTSSDSDDDNGGKFLIQANTQKRQKLQEDGSASVFECVEVVTDGRQTSLEAVETKNNIDVNRKKHGRGRGSSGSGRGRGSRVTDQTKTPISPPTVLASNGHIENVYHKDGRLSDQFHSDNSASLEEDVASLQAKVVALEEELRKSKQETADYQNLYRQLEKELKELNDHEQKMKPKRMKIISDLLISVSKAERQEARLKVRQDSLRLGNVGVIRAGTVISETWEDGQALKDLNAQLKQLIETKEAIERQRKLLKKKQSDKGDGTADAEAGLPEDILIHDEIYKSRLASLKREEENILRERERYEIEKGRLIREMKRIRDEDGSRFNNFQILNHRYALLNLLGKGGFSEVYKAFDLVEHRYVACKLHGLNAQWSEEKKQSYIRHAIREYNIHKTLVHRHIVRLWDIFEIDQNTFCTVLEYCSGKDLDAVLKATPILPEREAKVIIVQIFQGLIYMNKRAQKIIHYDLKPGNVLFDELGVAKVTDFGLSKIVEDDVGSQGMELTSQGAGTYWYLPPECFELSKTPLISSKVDVWSAGILYYQILFGRRPFGHDQTQERILREDTIIKARKVEFPSRPTISNEAKDFIRRCLTYNQAERPDVLTIAQDPYLTFSKKL, encoded by the exons ATGTCAGATGACATGCTCATTCATTTCTCATCCAACTCTTCCAACCAATCAGATCAGTCTCTGCCTACAAAGATTGCTAAGTTGGAAGCTCGAATGGTTGGTAAGGGTTCCTCCACCGCTGCTCAGCAATCAGGTTGGTCCTCTGCGTCTGTTCCTTCTGCTGGGAAATTTGGCGGAGCTGCTGAAAATTTGGCTGAACCATCCACTTCCagtgattctgatgatgat AATGGTGGGAAATTCTTAATACAAGCCAACACTCAGAAACGCCAAAAACTTCAAGAAGATGGCAGCGCAAGTGTTTTTGAATGTGTTGAG GTTGTTACCGATGGAAGGCAAACTAGTTTGGAGGCTGTGGAGacgaaaaataatattgatgtgAATAGAAAGAAACATGGCCGTGGAAGAGGGAGTTCTGGTTCAGGTAGAGGCCGTGGTTCCAGAGTTACTGATCAGACCAAAACACCAATTTCTCCACCAACTGTTTTGGCTTCAAATGGTCACATTGAGAATGTATACCATAAA GATGGTAGACTCAGTGATCAGTTTCATAGTGATAATTCTGCTTCATTAGAG GAGGACGTTGCATCTTTACAAGCAAAAGTTGTTGCATTGGAGGAGGAATTGCGCAAATCAAAGCAAGAGACCGCTGATTATCAAAATCTTTATCGACAGTTAGAAAAG GAACTGAAGGAGCTGAATGATCATGAACAGAAAATGAAGCCTAAG agaatgaaaataatatcTGACTTGCTGATATCCGTTTCAAAGGCTGAGAGACAAGAAGCAAGGTTGAAAGTACGGCAAGACTCATTGAGACTTGGAAATGTTGGTGTAATCAG AGCTGGAACTGTCATATCCGAGACCTGGGAAGATGGTCAAGCTTTAAAGGATCTGAATGCCCAGCTT AAACAACTAATAGAAACAAAGGAGGCAATCGAGCGGCAGCGCAagttattgaagaaaaaacaatctG ATAAGGGTGATGGAACAGCAGATGCAGAGGCTGGATTACCAGAAGATATTCTAATTCATGATGAGATCTACAAATCTCGATTAGctagccttaaaaga gaagaagaaaatattttgcgGGAGAGAGAACGATATGAAATAGAGAAGGGGAGGTTAATTCGTGAAATGAAACGTATACGAGATGAAGATGGTTCGCGGTTTAACAACTTTCAGATTCTAAATCATCGCTATGCCCTTCTTAACCTTCTTGGAAAAGGAGGATTCAGTGAGGTGTACAAG GCTTTTGACTTGGTTGAGCATAGATATGTTGCATGCAAGCTTCATGGTTTAAATGCTCAATGGAGTGAAGAGAAGAAGCAAAGCTACATACGCCATGCAATTCGGGAGTATAATATTCACAAGACTCTTGTACATCGTCACATTGTTCGTTTATGGGACATTTTTGAGATTGATCAAAACACATTTTGCACCGTTCTAGAGTATTGTAGTG GGAAAGATCTTGATGCTGTCCTCAAGGCAACACCTATATTACCCGAGAGGGAGGCTAAGGTCATCATAGTTCAAATTTTTCAAGGCCTTATTTACATGAATAAAAGAGCACAGAAGATTATCCATTATGATTTGAAGCCTGGAAATGTTCTGTTTGATGAGCTTGGTGTTGCCAAAGTGACTGATTTTGGTCTTAGTAAGATAGTGGAGGATGATGTGGGATCCCAGGGCATGGAACTTACATCCCAGGGAGCTGGAACATACTG GTATTTACCTCCTGAATGCTTTGAGCTCAGCAAGACACCTCTTATATCATCAAAG GTTGATGTCTGGTCTGCTGGAATTTTGTATTATCAAATCCTCTTTGGCCGACGTCCTTTTGGGCATGACCAAACACAAGAGAGAATACTTCGTGAAGACACAATTATTAAGGCACGCAAGGTTGAATTTCCTTCTAGACCTACCATTTCTAATGAGGCAAAG GATTTTATTCGACGGTGTCTAACATA
- the LOC100805168 gene encoding serine/threonine-protein kinase TOUSLED isoform X2 — protein MSDDMLIHFSSNSSNQSDQSLPTKIAKLEARMVGKGSSTAAQQSGWSSASVPSAGKFGGAAENLAEPSTSSDSDDDNGGKFLIQANTQKRQKLQEDGSASVFECVEVVTDGRQTSLEAVETKNNIDVNRKKHGRGRGSSGSGRGRGSRVTDQTKTPISPPTVLASNGHIENVYHKDGRLSDQFHSDNSASLEEDVASLQAKVVALEEELRKSKQETADYQNLYRQLEKELKELNDHEQKMKPKRMKIISDLLISVSKAERQEARLKVRQDSLRLGNVGVIRAGTVISETWEDGQALKDLNAQLKQLIETKEAIERQRKLLKKKQSDKGDGTADAEAGLPEDILIHDEIYKSRLASLKREEENILRERERYEIEKGRLIREMKRIRDEDGSRFNNFQILNHRYALLNLLGKGGFSEVYKAFDLVEHRYVACKLHGLNAQWSEEKKQSYIRHAIREYNIHKTLVHRHIVRLWDIFEIDQNTFCTVLEYCSGKDLDAVLKATPILPEREAKVIIVQIFQGLIYMNKRAQKIIHYDLKPGNVLFDELGVAKVTDFGLSKIVEDDVGSQGMELTSQGAGTYWYLPPECFELSKTPLISSKVDVWSAGILYYQILFGRRPFGHDQTQERILREDTIIKARKVEFPSRPTISNEAKDFIRRCLTYNQAERPDVLTIAQDPYLTFSKK, from the exons ATGTCAGATGACATGCTCATTCATTTCTCATCCAACTCTTCCAACCAATCAGATCAGTCTCTGCCTACAAAGATTGCTAAGTTGGAAGCTCGAATGGTTGGTAAGGGTTCCTCCACCGCTGCTCAGCAATCAGGTTGGTCCTCTGCGTCTGTTCCTTCTGCTGGGAAATTTGGCGGAGCTGCTGAAAATTTGGCTGAACCATCCACTTCCagtgattctgatgatgat AATGGTGGGAAATTCTTAATACAAGCCAACACTCAGAAACGCCAAAAACTTCAAGAAGATGGCAGCGCAAGTGTTTTTGAATGTGTTGAG GTTGTTACCGATGGAAGGCAAACTAGTTTGGAGGCTGTGGAGacgaaaaataatattgatgtgAATAGAAAGAAACATGGCCGTGGAAGAGGGAGTTCTGGTTCAGGTAGAGGCCGTGGTTCCAGAGTTACTGATCAGACCAAAACACCAATTTCTCCACCAACTGTTTTGGCTTCAAATGGTCACATTGAGAATGTATACCATAAA GATGGTAGACTCAGTGATCAGTTTCATAGTGATAATTCTGCTTCATTAGAG GAGGACGTTGCATCTTTACAAGCAAAAGTTGTTGCATTGGAGGAGGAATTGCGCAAATCAAAGCAAGAGACCGCTGATTATCAAAATCTTTATCGACAGTTAGAAAAG GAACTGAAGGAGCTGAATGATCATGAACAGAAAATGAAGCCTAAG agaatgaaaataatatcTGACTTGCTGATATCCGTTTCAAAGGCTGAGAGACAAGAAGCAAGGTTGAAAGTACGGCAAGACTCATTGAGACTTGGAAATGTTGGTGTAATCAG AGCTGGAACTGTCATATCCGAGACCTGGGAAGATGGTCAAGCTTTAAAGGATCTGAATGCCCAGCTT AAACAACTAATAGAAACAAAGGAGGCAATCGAGCGGCAGCGCAagttattgaagaaaaaacaatctG ATAAGGGTGATGGAACAGCAGATGCAGAGGCTGGATTACCAGAAGATATTCTAATTCATGATGAGATCTACAAATCTCGATTAGctagccttaaaaga gaagaagaaaatattttgcgGGAGAGAGAACGATATGAAATAGAGAAGGGGAGGTTAATTCGTGAAATGAAACGTATACGAGATGAAGATGGTTCGCGGTTTAACAACTTTCAGATTCTAAATCATCGCTATGCCCTTCTTAACCTTCTTGGAAAAGGAGGATTCAGTGAGGTGTACAAG GCTTTTGACTTGGTTGAGCATAGATATGTTGCATGCAAGCTTCATGGTTTAAATGCTCAATGGAGTGAAGAGAAGAAGCAAAGCTACATACGCCATGCAATTCGGGAGTATAATATTCACAAGACTCTTGTACATCGTCACATTGTTCGTTTATGGGACATTTTTGAGATTGATCAAAACACATTTTGCACCGTTCTAGAGTATTGTAGTG GGAAAGATCTTGATGCTGTCCTCAAGGCAACACCTATATTACCCGAGAGGGAGGCTAAGGTCATCATAGTTCAAATTTTTCAAGGCCTTATTTACATGAATAAAAGAGCACAGAAGATTATCCATTATGATTTGAAGCCTGGAAATGTTCTGTTTGATGAGCTTGGTGTTGCCAAAGTGACTGATTTTGGTCTTAGTAAGATAGTGGAGGATGATGTGGGATCCCAGGGCATGGAACTTACATCCCAGGGAGCTGGAACATACTG GTATTTACCTCCTGAATGCTTTGAGCTCAGCAAGACACCTCTTATATCATCAAAG GTTGATGTCTGGTCTGCTGGAATTTTGTATTATCAAATCCTCTTTGGCCGACGTCCTTTTGGGCATGACCAAACACAAGAGAGAATACTTCGTGAAGACACAATTATTAAGGCACGCAAGGTTGAATTTCCTTCTAGACCTACCATTTCTAATGAGGCAAAG GATTTTATTCGACGGTGTCTAACATA